From Halomicrobium zhouii, a single genomic window includes:
- a CDS encoding MaoC family dehydratase encodes MRFYEDIEVGETDRVGEYQVTKEEIVEFAEKYDPQPFHTDEEAAQRSIFGELVASGWHTGAICMRLTVERQRDIATLAGIGVDNLRWHAPLTPGDELHLETEVVDKRPSDRRDDRGYVTTRVEGWTGSGEMIISFEGIALVERRDD; translated from the coding sequence ATGCGATTCTACGAGGACATCGAGGTCGGCGAGACCGACCGGGTGGGGGAGTACCAGGTCACGAAGGAGGAGATCGTCGAGTTCGCGGAGAAGTACGATCCACAGCCGTTCCACACCGACGAGGAGGCGGCCCAACGGTCCATCTTCGGTGAGCTCGTGGCGTCGGGCTGGCATACAGGGGCCATCTGTATGCGGTTGACCGTCGAACGGCAGCGAGATATCGCCACGCTCGCCGGCATCGGCGTCGACAATCTCCGCTGGCACGCGCCCCTGACTCCCGGGGACGAACTCCACCTCGAAACGGAAGTCGTGGACAAGCGGCCGTCCGACCGGCGAGACGACCGGGGATACGTCACCACCCGCGTCGAGGGGTGGACCGGATCCGGGGAGATGATCATCTCTTTCGAGGGGATCGCCCTCGTCGAACGGCGCGACGATTAA